One genomic region from Anabaena sp. PCC 7108 encodes:
- a CDS encoding DNA polymerase beta superfamily protein encodes MKRIEVEERAIFVGLAGSHGYGLNRPDSDYDYRGVFIAPKRYYLGFDSIEQKDTGWDEPGIFPFIDGNQDTVIYELRKVLHLLAGANPNVLELLWLNNYPFLTNIGQHLINHRQLFLSKKVKHTYSGYAFAQIKKMETHRKWLLNPPAKKPIPSDYGIEDEAPLSKDELNAFLEYLYILIRGKIEFLEESEQLYKLLTADIDFKGVLKQYTLADEALAYTQNLTHGRKDFIRLLQKSQSYQIALREWKAYLSWQENRNPARAAMEKKSGYDLKHGMHCIRLLRSGLEILQRGELIVDRRVAGDINDLKAILMGEYTYEQLMKMAEDLVAEMDVFYEQSTLPHRPDLEQINDLCMELVEMQGWK; translated from the coding sequence ATGAAAAGAATCGAAGTTGAAGAAAGAGCTATTTTCGTTGGGTTGGCAGGTAGTCATGGTTATGGTTTAAATCGTCCTGATTCAGACTATGATTATCGTGGCGTTTTTATTGCTCCCAAGCGTTACTATTTGGGATTTGATAGCATAGAACAAAAAGATACTGGGTGGGATGAACCGGGAATATTTCCGTTTATTGATGGTAATCAAGACACGGTTATTTATGAATTAAGAAAAGTCCTACATTTATTAGCCGGGGCAAATCCTAATGTTTTAGAATTGTTGTGGTTGAATAATTATCCTTTTTTAACGAATATTGGACAGCATTTAATTAATCACAGACAGTTATTTTTGAGTAAGAAAGTGAAGCATACTTACTCTGGTTATGCTTTTGCTCAAATCAAGAAAATGGAAACTCATCGCAAATGGTTGTTAAATCCACCAGCTAAAAAACCAATCCCATCTGATTATGGAATAGAAGATGAAGCACCATTAAGTAAAGATGAGTTAAATGCTTTTTTGGAATATCTATATATCTTAATTAGAGGTAAGATTGAATTTTTAGAAGAATCAGAGCAGTTATACAAATTGCTGACAGCAGATATTGACTTTAAAGGTGTTTTGAAACAATATACTTTAGCAGACGAGGCTTTAGCATATACTCAAAATTTAACTCATGGACGCAAAGACTTTATTCGACTTTTGCAAAAAAGCCAAAGCTATCAAATCGCTTTAAGAGAATGGAAGGCTTATTTATCTTGGCAAGAAAATAGAAATCCTGCTAGAGCAGCAATGGAGAAAAAGTCAGGTTATGACTTGAAACATGGTATGCACTGTATTAGATTGCTGCGGAGTGGTTTGGAAATATTGCAGCGAGGAGAATTAATTGTCGATAGAAGAGTAGCGGGAGATATTAATGATTTAAAAGCTATTCTTATGGGTGAGTATACTTATGAACAGTTGATGAAAATGGCAGAAGATTTGGTGGCTGAGATGGATGTTTTTTATGAACAATCAACTTTACCTCACCGACCTGATTTAGAGCAAATTAATGATTTGTGTATGGAATTAGTAGAAATGCAAGGTTGGAAATAA
- a CDS encoding pentapeptide repeat-containing protein gives MDAEKIKQRYSAGERYFPSAQLSQVKLIDAYLPGINLWGADLSGANLAKAKLWGADLSRANLAKANLTRANLCGVNLCEANLRGAKLYYTKLYGANLTGAFYDDSTKFSQGFDPVSHHMRKF, from the coding sequence ATGGATGCAGAGAAGATTAAACAGCGCTATTCCGCAGGAGAGAGATATTTTCCATCTGCTCAGTTAAGTCAAGTCAAATTGATTGATGCTTATTTACCAGGAATCAATTTATGGGGAGCAGATTTAAGTGGAGCTAATTTAGCTAAAGCTAAACTCTGGGGAGCAGATTTGAGTAGAGCTAATTTAGCTAAAGCAAATTTGACGAGAGCTAATTTGTGTGGTGTTAATCTCTGTGAGGCAAATCTTCGCGGTGCAAAGCTTTACTATACGAAGTTATATGGAGCAAATTTGACAGGTGCTTTTTATGATGACAGCACGAAGTTTTCTCAAGGTTTTGACCCCGTTAGTCATCATATGCGGAAGTTTTAG